A genomic stretch from Flavobacterium humidisoli includes:
- a CDS encoding four helix bundle protein: protein MEKIFNFEDRLVRFAGECIFFSRQLEKIFENEYHKNQLIRSSGSASLNFGEAQGTITDKDFIFKVSLVVKELKESRNSLKILDYIKEGDDSKRSKLLIEVEQLIAISSKMILNKK, encoded by the coding sequence ATGGAAAAAATATTCAACTTTGAAGATCGATTAGTTCGTTTTGCTGGAGAATGTATTTTCTTTAGTAGACAATTAGAAAAAATATTTGAAAACGAATATCATAAAAATCAACTGATTAGATCCTCTGGAAGTGCATCTTTAAATTTTGGAGAAGCACAAGGAACAATAACAGATAAAGATTTTATCTTTAAAGTTTCATTAGTTGTAAAAGAATTAAAAGAATCAAGAAATTCATTAAAAATTCTAGATTATATAAAAGAAGGTGATGATAGCAAAAGAAGTAAACTCCTAATCGAAGTAGAACAACTGATTGCAATTTCATCAAAAATGATACTAAATAAGAAATAG